The following are encoded together in the Planctobacterium marinum genome:
- a CDS encoding DUF2126 domain-containing protein has translation MTITVAIRHHTRYNFDRLVNIAPHTFRLKPAPHSRTPIQAYSLKVEPKEHFINWQQDPFGNYQARVVFPERSKFLDVTVEVIAKMTVINPFDFFIEEYAEKAPFDYSKELQQELSPYLQVTDNGPRFQKWIKTLDLTEKTTVDFLVGLNQSVYEHLDYLVRMEPGVQTCEQTLEKGSGSCRDFAWLLVQLLRHIGLAARFVSGYLVQLAPDQKSLDGPSGPEQDFTDLHAWAEVFVPGAGWIGLDATSGLFAGEGHIPLSASPEPASAAPITGAIDKCEVEFEFSNSVTRIHEAPRVTKPYNDKEWQAIQALGSQVDNDLNELDIRLTMGGEPTFVSIDDMEGPEWNTTADSPVKRKLACQLFKKMQAQFSPGALRHFGQGKWYPGEPLPRWQYASYWRDDGHPVWKNADLAGDPTQSLELEKDVAETFAQKLLKELGVAQQNLLPAYEDALYLIWQEGQLPDNIDLNKMKLKQYSERAKLRDVLNGDPDAPTGYVLPLGWDFANDCWHSCQWTFRTQRLTLMPGDSPLGLRLPLNSIPWQPVDEGEQHQPHSYFEPYQDLPGDLIAHFEQSAKPASERFSKTALCIEVRDGNLYVFMPPMVYLEHYLLLLQQLEQVASKMDVPVIIEGYSPPADLRLKKFAVTPDPGVIEVNIHPANSWPELVENTEALYQLARETRLGTEKFLIDGRHTGTGGGNHVTMGASSPLDSPFLRKPGVLRSLLTFWQHHPGLSYLFSGLFIGPTSQAPRVDEGRDEYLYELEIAFSQLPEGETQQPWLVDRLLRHLLVDISGNTHRSEFCIDKMYSPDSSTGRLGILEFRGFEMPPHYQMSLVQNLLLRTLLVAFWQNPYHHKLVRWGTELHDRFLLPYFVWRDMQEVCETLQKSGYGFELDWLKAFHEFRFPVLGTVQVNDISLELRTAIEPWHVLGEEMGSGGTSRYVDSSLERLQVHVKGMISDRYIIACNGRRLPLHRCPTHGEYVAGVRYRAWQPPSALHPTIGVHSPLVFDIYDTWNDCSVGGCTYHVVHPGGRNFEAFPVNSFEAEGRRIARFDDEGHTQTEAPVSQNWRGTLHSKGQFTPVHENKPGKKPVAESPNDEYPYTLDLRRPVQ, from the coding sequence ATGACTATTACCGTTGCCATTCGTCATCACACCAGATACAACTTCGACCGGCTGGTGAATATCGCGCCTCACACTTTCCGCCTGAAACCTGCGCCGCACAGCCGCACACCTATACAGGCTTATTCATTGAAGGTAGAACCCAAAGAGCATTTCATAAACTGGCAACAGGATCCCTTCGGTAATTACCAGGCCAGAGTCGTATTTCCTGAACGCAGTAAATTTTTGGATGTCACGGTGGAAGTTATCGCCAAAATGACGGTCATCAATCCCTTTGACTTTTTCATTGAAGAGTACGCCGAAAAAGCGCCGTTCGATTATTCGAAAGAGTTGCAACAGGAGCTTTCGCCGTATCTTCAGGTAACCGACAATGGTCCGCGCTTTCAGAAGTGGATAAAAACCCTGGATTTGACAGAAAAGACCACGGTGGATTTTCTGGTGGGGCTGAATCAGTCTGTTTATGAACATCTGGATTATCTGGTGCGCATGGAACCCGGCGTGCAAACCTGTGAACAGACCCTGGAAAAAGGCTCTGGTAGCTGCCGGGATTTCGCTTGGTTACTGGTACAGCTGTTGCGACATATCGGCCTGGCGGCAAGATTTGTTTCAGGTTATCTGGTGCAATTGGCACCGGATCAGAAAAGCCTGGATGGCCCTAGCGGCCCTGAACAAGATTTTACTGATCTACATGCCTGGGCAGAGGTGTTTGTTCCCGGTGCGGGGTGGATTGGACTGGATGCTACATCCGGGTTGTTTGCCGGTGAGGGGCATATTCCCTTATCCGCCAGTCCTGAACCCGCCAGTGCAGCGCCAATTACAGGTGCTATTGACAAGTGTGAAGTGGAGTTTGAATTTAGTAACAGTGTCACCCGAATCCACGAGGCGCCACGAGTCACTAAGCCTTATAACGACAAGGAGTGGCAGGCGATTCAGGCTTTGGGGAGCCAGGTAGACAATGATTTAAACGAATTGGATATTCGTCTTACCATGGGTGGCGAGCCCACCTTTGTATCCATTGATGATATGGAAGGACCAGAATGGAATACCACTGCTGACAGCCCGGTGAAACGCAAGCTAGCTTGCCAACTGTTTAAGAAGATGCAAGCACAGTTTTCCCCTGGTGCATTGCGACATTTTGGGCAAGGTAAGTGGTATCCGGGTGAGCCTTTGCCGCGCTGGCAATATGCCAGCTATTGGCGTGATGATGGCCATCCGGTTTGGAAAAATGCCGATTTAGCGGGAGATCCCACTCAAAGCCTGGAACTAGAGAAAGATGTCGCAGAAACCTTTGCGCAGAAGTTATTAAAGGAGCTGGGAGTCGCTCAGCAGAATCTGTTGCCTGCTTATGAAGATGCCCTTTATCTCATCTGGCAAGAGGGCCAACTGCCAGATAATATCGATCTGAATAAAATGAAGCTCAAGCAGTATTCAGAACGCGCCAAATTGCGGGATGTGCTCAACGGCGATCCGGACGCGCCAACAGGTTATGTCTTACCGCTGGGCTGGGATTTTGCAAATGATTGCTGGCACAGTTGCCAGTGGACCTTCAGAACCCAGCGTCTAACTCTGATGCCGGGCGATTCGCCATTGGGCTTGCGTTTGCCGCTAAATTCCATTCCATGGCAGCCGGTAGACGAAGGGGAGCAGCATCAACCGCACAGCTACTTTGAGCCCTATCAGGATTTACCTGGCGATTTGATTGCGCACTTTGAACAGTCCGCTAAACCAGCCAGTGAACGGTTTTCCAAAACTGCCTTATGTATCGAAGTAAGAGATGGCAACCTGTATGTGTTTATGCCGCCAATGGTGTATCTGGAACACTACTTGTTGTTGTTACAGCAGCTTGAACAGGTGGCCAGTAAAATGGATGTGCCGGTGATTATCGAAGGTTATTCACCGCCTGCCGATTTGCGTCTGAAAAAGTTCGCTGTGACGCCGGATCCGGGTGTAATTGAAGTGAATATTCACCCGGCTAACTCCTGGCCAGAGCTGGTAGAGAACACCGAAGCTCTGTATCAATTGGCGCGAGAAACCCGTCTGGGCACCGAAAAGTTCTTGATTGATGGTCGCCATACCGGCACGGGTGGGGGTAACCATGTCACCATGGGAGCCAGCAGTCCGTTGGACAGTCCGTTCCTACGTAAACCCGGTGTATTGCGCAGCTTGTTGACCTTTTGGCAGCACCATCCGGGTTTATCTTATTTGTTTTCTGGTTTGTTTATCGGCCCCACCAGTCAGGCGCCACGGGTTGATGAAGGGCGGGATGAATACTTATATGAACTGGAGATTGCCTTCTCGCAACTGCCAGAAGGGGAAACGCAACAGCCTTGGTTGGTGGATCGACTGTTACGCCATTTACTGGTAGATATCTCCGGCAATACCCACCGCTCTGAGTTCTGCATCGATAAAATGTATTCTCCTGATTCGTCTACGGGGCGATTAGGGATTCTGGAGTTTCGCGGCTTTGAAATGCCACCCCATTATCAAATGAGCCTGGTGCAGAATCTCTTATTGCGTACCTTATTGGTGGCTTTTTGGCAAAATCCCTATCATCACAAACTGGTGCGCTGGGGAACGGAATTACACGACCGTTTTTTGTTGCCTTATTTTGTTTGGCGAGATATGCAGGAAGTGTGCGAGACTCTGCAAAAATCCGGTTATGGCTTTGAACTGGATTGGTTAAAAGCGTTCCACGAATTTCGCTTTCCGGTGCTGGGCACAGTGCAGGTTAACGATATCTCCCTGGAGTTGCGCACGGCCATCGAACCCTGGCATGTACTGGGCGAAGAGATGGGCAGTGGCGGCACGTCTCGTTATGTGGATTCTTCGCTGGAACGTTTGCAAGTACATGTTAAAGGTATGATTTCTGATCGCTACATCATTGCTTGTAATGGCAGACGTTTACCTCTGCATCGCTGTCCTACTCATGGTGAATACGTGGCAGGGGTACGCTACCGCGCATGGCAGCCACCCTCAGCGTTACATCCCACCATTGGTGTTCACTCGCCACTGGTATTTGATATTTACGATACCTGGAATGATTGCTCTGTGGGTGGTTGTACTTATCATGTTGTGCACCCAGGCGGTCGCAATTTTGAGGCCTTCCCGGTGAATAGCTTTGAGGCTGAAGGTCGTCGTATTGCCCGATTTGATGATGAAGGACATACGCAAACCGAAGCGCCTGTATCGCAAAACTGGCGTGGTACATTGCACTCAAAAGGGCAGTTTACCCCGGTACATGAGAACAAGCCGGGTAAAAAGCCTGTTGCAGAGTCGCCCAACGATGAGTATCCCTATACCCTGGACTTGCGCCGTCCGGTGCAATAA
- a CDS encoding fumarylacetoacetate hydrolase family protein: MKLASLKHGRDGQLVVVNSALTKMTSAAEIAPTMQAALDDWANVEPQLQSLYLQLENGEIAGEAFDQAKCHSPLPRAYQWADGSAYVNHVELVRKARNAVMPDSFWTDPLMYQGGSDSFLAPTDNIVMPQADGFGIDFEAEVAVITDDVPMGVSAEDALKHIKLIMIVNDVSLRGLIPGELAKGFGFFQSKPSSAFAPVCVTPDQLGDAWQDGKVHLPLVSHYNGDMFGKPEAGIDMTFHFGQLVAHAAKTRPLCAGTVIGSGTVSNKLDGGPGKPVSEGGVGYSCIAEIRMIETIQDGKPTTAFMQFGDTIQIEMFDKTGQSIFGQIKQKVEQI, from the coding sequence ATGAAATTAGCAAGTTTAAAGCATGGCCGCGATGGCCAATTGGTGGTGGTAAACTCAGCCTTAACTAAAATGACGAGTGCTGCTGAAATCGCACCCACCATGCAGGCTGCGTTGGACGATTGGGCCAATGTAGAGCCGCAATTACAGTCGCTGTATTTACAACTAGAAAATGGTGAGATTGCCGGTGAAGCTTTCGACCAGGCAAAATGCCACTCGCCTTTACCGCGCGCTTATCAGTGGGCGGATGGCAGTGCTTATGTTAACCACGTTGAACTGGTGCGCAAGGCGCGTAATGCCGTTATGCCTGACAGTTTCTGGACCGATCCTTTGATGTACCAAGGTGGCTCAGATTCTTTTCTTGCGCCAACTGACAATATTGTCATGCCGCAAGCTGATGGCTTTGGTATCGACTTCGAGGCGGAAGTTGCGGTTATCACTGATGATGTGCCTATGGGCGTTTCAGCTGAAGATGCCTTGAAACACATCAAACTGATCATGATCGTTAACGACGTTTCACTGCGCGGTTTGATCCCGGGTGAGCTAGCCAAAGGCTTTGGTTTTTTCCAGTCTAAACCTTCCAGCGCCTTTGCGCCGGTGTGTGTTACACCTGATCAGTTAGGTGACGCCTGGCAAGACGGTAAAGTACACTTGCCACTAGTGTCTCACTACAACGGCGATATGTTCGGAAAACCGGAAGCCGGTATCGATATGACCTTCCACTTTGGTCAGCTGGTTGCCCACGCAGCAAAAACCCGTCCGCTATGCGCTGGTACCGTTATCGGTTCAGGTACAGTATCCAACAAGCTGGATGGTGGCCCTGGCAAGCCAGTGAGTGAAGGTGGTGTTGGTTATAGCTGTATCGCTGAAATTCGCATGATCGAAACCATTCAGGATGGTAAACCAACAACCGCATTTATGCAGTTTGGCGATACCATTCAGATTGAAATGTTCGACAAAACAGGTCAATCAATCTTTGGTCAAATCAAGCAAAAGGTTGAGCAGATTTAA
- a CDS encoding VOC family protein, giving the protein MLKRIHHVAYRCKDAKETVEFYQKHLDMDFQLAIAEDNVPSTGAPDPYMHVFLDAGMGNVLAFFEIPNSPEMGRDENTPAWVQHIAFEVEDMDALLAAKARLEAAGIDVLGPTDHTLFQSIYFFDPNGHRIELACNTTEPGMLEELKRVAPAMIDEWSKTKKAPKHAEWLHNGEGFKAQQGDNA; this is encoded by the coding sequence ATGTTGAAACGTATCCATCACGTCGCTTATCGCTGTAAAGATGCGAAAGAGACAGTAGAGTTTTATCAAAAACATCTGGATATGGACTTTCAGTTGGCAATTGCTGAAGACAATGTGCCTTCAACCGGTGCACCAGACCCATATATGCACGTATTTTTAGATGCGGGCATGGGCAACGTACTGGCGTTTTTCGAGATCCCTAATTCACCTGAGATGGGGCGCGACGAAAATACACCAGCTTGGGTACAGCATATTGCTTTTGAAGTTGAAGATATGGATGCCTTGTTGGCGGCGAAAGCTCGCCTTGAAGCTGCAGGCATCGACGTATTGGGACCGACCGATCACACGTTGTTCCAGTCTATCTATTTCTTCGATCCAAATGGTCACCGCATTGAGCTGGCGTGTAATACCACAGAGCCAGGTATGCTTGAAGAGCTCAAGCGCGTTGCACCAGCTATGATTGACGAATGGTCTAAAACCAAAAAAGCCCCCAAGCATGCTGAATGGCTGCATAATGGGGAAGGTTTTAAAGCACAACAGGGAGATAATGCCTGA
- the hppD gene encoding 4-hydroxyphenylpyruvate dioxygenase, translating to MADLFENPMGLDGFEFVEFTAPERGILEPVFESMGFSKVAVHKSKQVELWRQGDINFITNYEPKSHAFYYAEEHGPSACGMAFRVKNAQKAYNQALEKGAQPVEVHTGPMELRLPAIKGIGGATLYLIDRYEEGSTIYDIDFEWLEGVDRHPEGCGFHTLDHLTHNVYRGRMQYWAEYYENLFNFREIRYFDIKGEYTGLTSKAMTAPDGKIRIPLNEEAGGGGQIEEYLMKYNGEGIQHIAFACDDLYACWDRLKKQGTKFMTAPPATYYEMLEERLPGHGENVPELQSRGILLDGTTEGGQPRLLLQIFSETVLGPVFFEFIQRKQDEGFGEGNFKALFESIERDQVNRGVLKTDKKTEAAE from the coding sequence ATGGCGGATTTATTTGAGAATCCAATGGGTTTAGACGGGTTTGAATTTGTTGAGTTTACTGCACCAGAGCGTGGCATTTTAGAGCCGGTATTCGAATCAATGGGATTCAGCAAGGTGGCTGTTCACAAGTCTAAGCAAGTAGAACTGTGGCGCCAGGGCGACATCAACTTTATCACCAACTACGAGCCAAAGAGCCACGCATTTTATTATGCTGAAGAGCATGGTCCTTCTGCCTGTGGTATGGCGTTCCGCGTAAAGAATGCGCAAAAAGCCTACAATCAAGCACTAGAAAAAGGTGCCCAGCCAGTTGAAGTGCACACAGGTCCAATGGAGCTGCGTTTACCTGCGATTAAAGGTATCGGTGGTGCAACTTTATATCTTATCGACCGCTATGAAGAAGGTTCAACCATTTACGACATCGATTTTGAGTGGCTCGAAGGCGTTGACCGTCACCCAGAAGGTTGTGGTTTCCATACACTGGATCACCTAACTCACAACGTATATCGCGGCCGTATGCAGTACTGGGCAGAGTATTATGAAAATCTGTTTAACTTCCGCGAAATTCGCTACTTTGATATCAAGGGTGAATACACTGGCTTAACGTCAAAAGCTATGACTGCGCCTGATGGTAAGATCCGCATCCCACTTAATGAAGAAGCTGGCGGTGGCGGTCAGATTGAAGAGTATCTGATGAAGTACAACGGCGAAGGTATTCAACACATTGCTTTTGCCTGTGACGACTTGTACGCTTGTTGGGATCGCCTGAAAAAGCAAGGCACCAAGTTTATGACTGCGCCTCCTGCGACTTATTACGAAATGCTGGAAGAGCGTTTGCCTGGTCATGGCGAGAACGTACCTGAGTTGCAATCTCGCGGTATTTTGCTGGACGGTACCACAGAAGGTGGTCAGCCGCGTTTGTTGCTGCAGATTTTCTCCGAAACCGTGTTAGGGCCGGTATTCTTTGAATTTATTCAGCGTAAACAAGACGAAGGTTTTGGTGAAGGTAACTTTAAAGCGCTGTTCGAATCCATAGAGCGCGACCAGGTTAACCGCGGTGTGCTTAAAACCGACAAAAAAACTGAGGCAGCAGAATAA
- a CDS encoding MarR family winged helix-turn-helix transcriptional regulator: protein MAKLPESSILKLERYLPYRLSILSNKISSLVAQTYKDKFALSITEWRIMAVLGEYPGISADEISAKTQIEKSILSRAIAKLLKRNLIERSIAEDDKRRSEIVLSETGAAVYEEIVPLSYQHEKQILACLSDTERQQFSDILDRLYQHAEKL, encoded by the coding sequence ATGGCAAAATTGCCAGAGTCATCCATTTTAAAACTGGAACGCTACCTGCCCTATCGACTGTCTATTCTGTCGAACAAGATAAGTAGTCTGGTGGCTCAAACCTACAAAGACAAGTTCGCGCTATCTATCACAGAATGGCGAATTATGGCGGTTTTGGGAGAATACCCGGGTATTTCTGCAGACGAAATATCAGCAAAAACGCAAATTGAAAAATCCATCTTAAGCCGCGCTATTGCAAAGTTATTAAAGCGCAACCTGATTGAGCGCAGTATTGCCGAAGATGATAAACGCCGCTCCGAAATCGTGTTATCAGAAACGGGCGCAGCCGTGTACGAAGAAATTGTGCCCTTGTCATATCAGCACGAAAAACAAATTCTGGCTTGTTTATCCGATACAGAGCGTCAGCAATTTAGTGACATCCTGGATCGGCTCTATCAGCACGCGGAAAAACTCTGA
- a CDS encoding response regulator — translation MVDKALAAKSKVLVIDDQELAIGYIKYPLEKLGFHDITIADRVQTAMDLINTRIYDLIVCAYEFRKEKDGYFLYDDLKRRNMLSLLTTFVFVSADTSKELIHSILELQPDDFIAKPFTIKDLDKRLTRALSRKRALRTIYRYMQNKKYNSALESVNEFLADTAHADYFPTALKTKGEILLAMDDAQTAIDFHQAIVDVQPYSWAQMGLVKALLKANDVDEAEKLILRLALKPDSQLLAYDMLTELQIHQQDFDMALESSVVASEVSPRNLHRHQQTADLSRLTNDHKTLFETSKKIIKYAKNSMHDKPEIYLNVARAGIDYAMTTEEEETINLTQEANDYLTHFAEIAQGGEVQTQIDVCNARILQLQNDESGAKELLQQIHDENWQSHSEYDLLDRAKALHAVGMHKESAEIITHIANKAAQQDGAKSVHAQYLMKEKQQKEDILLTPKELNNKAVGFYQRGDTANAMDVFGKAFSLMPKNTSIALNLLQTLSMKAQSSNLAKSDKAMMKKCIYTIENGELSNEQKERYLKVKSYLSDMS, via the coding sequence ATGGTAGATAAAGCCTTAGCTGCGAAATCAAAAGTTCTGGTCATAGACGATCAAGAACTGGCTATTGGCTACATTAAGTATCCACTGGAAAAACTGGGTTTTCACGACATCACCATTGCAGACCGGGTGCAAACTGCGATGGATTTGATTAATACCCGTATCTACGATCTGATTGTTTGTGCCTACGAGTTTCGCAAAGAAAAAGACGGCTATTTTCTGTATGACGACCTCAAACGCCGAAACATGTTGTCGCTGCTCACCACGTTTGTTTTTGTCAGCGCCGATACCAGCAAAGAGCTGATCCACAGCATCCTGGAACTGCAGCCCGATGATTTTATCGCTAAGCCTTTTACCATAAAGGATCTGGATAAAAGGCTGACTCGCGCCTTATCCCGCAAAAGAGCGCTACGTACGATTTATCGCTACATGCAAAATAAAAAATACAACAGCGCGCTGGAATCCGTGAATGAGTTTCTTGCCGATACCGCACATGCCGATTATTTCCCCACTGCCCTGAAGACCAAAGGAGAAATATTATTAGCGATGGATGATGCCCAAACTGCCATCGATTTTCATCAGGCGATTGTCGATGTGCAGCCCTATTCATGGGCGCAAATGGGATTGGTGAAAGCTTTACTCAAAGCCAATGACGTGGATGAAGCTGAAAAGCTCATCCTGCGTCTGGCGTTAAAGCCCGACAGTCAGTTGCTGGCTTACGATATGCTCACTGAATTACAAATCCATCAGCAAGACTTTGATATGGCGTTGGAAAGCTCAGTAGTGGCTTCAGAAGTTTCTCCCAGAAATTTACATCGGCATCAGCAAACAGCGGATCTTTCTCGTTTAACCAATGACCATAAAACCCTGTTTGAAACCAGCAAAAAAATTATCAAGTACGCTAAAAATTCAATGCATGATAAACCTGAGATTTATCTCAACGTGGCCAGAGCCGGTATCGACTATGCCATGACCACCGAAGAGGAGGAAACCATCAACCTCACTCAGGAAGCGAATGATTATCTCACTCACTTTGCTGAAATAGCCCAAGGCGGAGAGGTACAGACACAAATAGATGTGTGTAATGCCAGAATTTTGCAGTTACAAAATGATGAGAGTGGTGCAAAAGAGCTGTTGCAACAAATCCATGATGAAAACTGGCAATCTCATTCAGAGTACGACTTGTTAGACAGAGCCAAAGCTCTACACGCTGTCGGTATGCACAAAGAGAGCGCGGAAATCATTACCCATATTGCCAATAAGGCGGCACAACAAGACGGGGCTAAATCAGTACATGCCCAGTATTTGATGAAAGAAAAACAACAAAAAGAAGATATTCTGTTAACCCCCAAAGAACTCAATAACAAAGCGGTGGGATTTTATCAGCGCGGCGATACGGCGAATGCAATGGATGTGTTTGGTAAAGCCTTTAGTTTGATGCCCAAGAACACCTCTATTGCACTAAATCTGCTGCAAACTCTCAGCATGAAGGCTCAATCCAGTAATCTGGCAAAAAGCGACAAGGCCATGATGAAAAAGTGCATCTACACCATTGAAAACGGTGAACTATCTAATGAGCAAAAAGAGCGCTATCTCAAAGTTAAATCTTATCTTTCCGATATGTCGTAA
- a CDS encoding ABCB family ABC transporter ATP-binding protein/permease — translation MRRNRFPVDENTEINWRVLLQLWPYLTEFKSRVFLALLCLIAAKLANIGLPFVLKHTVDGLNTDDTTTQILAATMALVVAYGVLRLSTVLFGEIRDTLFGRVTERAMRRVGLKVFQHLHALDLDFHINRQTGGLSRDIERGTSGIGFLMRFMVFNIIPTLFEILAVVGVLFVQYGFEFAAIILGSVITYVLFSMKATDWRTRFVKEMNQADSSTNTRAIDSLLNYETVKYFNNETYEANRYDKDLAEWESARRKNRLSLFALNGGQALIISSAMTAMMAMAAWNVAQGNMTIGDFVLINAMTMQIFMPLNFLGFVYREIRGSLANIENMFGLLKKQPQVEDQTNATSLSVSSGKILFDAVNFHYHSDRPILKDVSFTIQPGEKVAIVGPSGSGKSTLIKLLFRFYDVTSGTISIDGQNIAAVTQDSLRTHIGIVPQDTVLFNDSILENVRYGRTDATDEEVREALEMAHLTQFIENLPDGWDTKVGERGLKLSGGEKQRVAIARTILKRPPILLFDEATSSLDSQSERAILQAFNEIAEGHTSIVIAHRLSTIIDADQILVIERGELKESGNHQQLLAEKGVYYALWQAQQKDQTADKTE, via the coding sequence ATGCGTCGCAACCGCTTTCCTGTTGACGAAAATACTGAAATAAATTGGCGTGTGCTACTGCAACTCTGGCCTTATTTAACCGAGTTCAAAAGTCGGGTGTTTTTGGCTCTGCTGTGCCTGATTGCTGCAAAGCTGGCTAATATTGGCTTGCCGTTTGTACTCAAACACACAGTTGATGGCTTAAATACTGACGATACTACGACTCAGATTCTGGCGGCGACCATGGCACTGGTGGTGGCATACGGTGTTTTACGCCTTTCAACCGTGTTGTTTGGCGAAATCCGGGATACCCTGTTTGGTCGGGTTACAGAGCGCGCCATGCGCCGCGTTGGGTTAAAAGTATTTCAGCATCTGCATGCCCTTGATCTCGATTTTCACATCAATCGCCAAACCGGTGGCCTGTCCAGAGATATCGAGCGCGGCACTTCTGGCATCGGCTTTTTAATGCGCTTTATGGTGTTTAACATCATCCCCACCCTGTTTGAAATCTTAGCTGTGGTCGGTGTCTTATTTGTACAATATGGTTTTGAATTTGCCGCCATCATCTTGGGCTCGGTGATCACTTATGTGCTTTTTTCTATGAAGGCCACCGACTGGCGCACCCGCTTTGTGAAAGAGATGAATCAAGCTGATTCTTCCACCAACACCAGAGCCATAGATAGCCTGCTCAACTACGAAACCGTTAAATATTTTAATAACGAGACATACGAGGCCAATCGCTATGACAAAGACTTAGCTGAGTGGGAAAGTGCCAGACGCAAAAACCGGCTATCTCTGTTTGCCTTAAATGGTGGCCAGGCCTTGATCATTTCCAGCGCCATGACAGCAATGATGGCAATGGCGGCCTGGAACGTGGCTCAGGGCAATATGACCATCGGTGACTTTGTGCTTATCAACGCCATGACCATGCAAATATTTATGCCTCTCAACTTTTTAGGTTTTGTTTACCGGGAAATACGAGGCTCGCTGGCAAATATCGAAAACATGTTCGGATTACTCAAAAAGCAACCACAAGTGGAAGACCAAACAAACGCGACTTCACTCTCAGTATCATCGGGAAAAATCCTGTTTGACGCGGTGAATTTCCATTATCACAGCGACAGGCCGATTCTTAAAGATGTCAGCTTTACTATTCAACCCGGTGAAAAGGTCGCCATTGTTGGCCCAAGCGGCTCTGGTAAATCTACTCTTATCAAACTGCTGTTTAGATTTTACGATGTCACCTCTGGCACTATCAGCATTGACGGACAAAATATCGCAGCGGTAACTCAAGACTCCTTGCGTACACACATTGGTATTGTGCCGCAAGACACCGTATTGTTTAACGACAGTATTTTAGAAAACGTGCGCTACGGCCGCACGGATGCCACTGACGAAGAAGTACGAGAAGCGCTGGAAATGGCCCACCTTACCCAATTTATCGAAAATTTACCTGACGGTTGGGATACTAAAGTGGGTGAACGTGGCTTGAAATTATCCGGCGGTGAAAAACAACGCGTCGCTATCGCTCGCACCATTTTAAAACGTCCTCCCATATTACTTTTTGACGAAGCCACCTCATCGCTGGATAGCCAATCAGAACGGGCGATTTTGCAAGCGTTTAACGAAATTGCAGAGGGTCATACCAGCATTGTTATCGCTCATCGACTATCTACCATTATCGACGCCGATCAAATCCTGGTTATCGAAAGAGGTGAGTTAAAAGAAAGTGGCAATCATCAACAGTTACTAGCCGAAAAGGGGGTTTATTACGCTCTCTGGCAGGCTCAGCAAAAAGACCAAACGGCGGATAAAACGGAGTAA
- a CDS encoding DUF3820 family protein, with product MLEQLNQQELLETINTKMPFGKYAGYPLLKLPEPYLVWFNDKGLPEGKLGKQLALMYEIKLNGLENMLMPLLKDSE from the coding sequence ATGCTTGAACAGCTAAATCAACAGGAATTACTGGAAACCATCAATACGAAAATGCCTTTTGGTAAATACGCAGGTTACCCGTTACTCAAATTACCGGAACCCTATCTTGTATGGTTCAATGACAAGGGATTGCCCGAGGGAAAGTTAGGAAAACAGCTCGCCTTAATGTACGAGATCAAACTCAATGGCCTTGAGAATATGCTGATGCCATTGCTTAAAGACAGTGAATAA
- a CDS encoding TetR/AcrR family transcriptional regulator yields MNTKTIERSPDLKKQYHHGDLRNKLVQAATEMLVESGIEGLSLRKLADRVGVSRTAPYHHFKDKNALLCAIAQSGFLRWQSVLEGILQKPVLSEAEKYRAMVKAYLQYATESPEIYELMFGRTIWKSESATPDLKSVAYPCFQNHVELVRRWQAEGVLAATEDSLRLAQVSWATMHGLARLLIDGVYADVAHLDDMCDCLINSFIKSNS; encoded by the coding sequence ATGAATACAAAAACGATTGAACGCAGTCCCGATCTTAAAAAGCAATACCACCATGGCGATTTGCGCAATAAGTTGGTTCAGGCTGCCACTGAAATGCTGGTGGAGTCTGGCATCGAGGGATTGAGCTTACGCAAATTGGCAGACAGAGTAGGGGTATCCAGGACTGCTCCTTATCATCATTTTAAGGATAAAAATGCGCTGCTTTGTGCCATTGCGCAGTCTGGATTTTTGCGCTGGCAATCTGTACTAGAGGGCATTTTGCAAAAGCCCGTTCTAAGCGAAGCTGAAAAGTACCGAGCCATGGTGAAAGCGTATTTGCAGTATGCTACAGAAAGTCCCGAAATCTATGAGTTGATGTTTGGTCGCACCATCTGGAAGTCAGAAAGCGCTACGCCGGACCTTAAATCAGTGGCGTATCCCTGTTTTCAGAATCACGTGGAGTTGGTACGTCGTTGGCAGGCCGAGGGGGTTTTAGCGGCCACTGAGGATAGCCTGCGGCTTGCTCAAGTCAGCTGGGCTACTATGCATGGTTTGGCAAGGTTACTCATTGATGGCGTTTATGCCGATGTGGCTCATCTGGATGACATGTGCGATTGTTTAATCAATAGTTTTATCAAATCAAACTCTTAG